In Ureibacillus thermophilus, the genomic stretch ACTATGAACAATATGCAAAAGAAGAGCCGATTTACGAAATCATTCAGGTGATGGAGAAAAAATTTGGAAAAGGCATCATTCAAAAGGGAGTTGAATTAAAGAAAAAAAGCTATGTGTCTAAAACGAGCTTCAGCAAAGACTTTTTAGAAGATTTAAAGGAAGAACTTTAGAATGGAGATACAATAATGGAACTAGAGTTTTTAGGTACAGGGGCAGGAATGCCTTCGAAAGGACGAAATACAAGTTCCCTTGCATTAAAATTGTATGAAGAAAGGGGAACCATTTGGCTGTTTGACTGCGGGGAAGCGACGCAGCATCAAATATTGCGCACAGCCATTAAACCAAGAAAAATAGAGAAAATTTTTATTACTCATCTGCATGGCGATCATATTTTTGGATTGCCAGGTCTCCTCAGTTCCCGCTCTTTTTTAGGGGGAGAGGAGCCGACGCCGTTAACCCTTTACGGCCCTTCAGGATTAAAGGGATGGGTCCATTTTACATTGGAGTTGACGAAAACGCATCTAAATTATCCCATCCGTTTTGTTGAAATTGAAGAAGGCATTATTTTTGAAGATGAGCAATTTATTGTAAAGGCAAAAGAATTGGAACATGTGATTCCGTGCTATGGTTTCCGCATTGAACAAAAACCTCTCCCAGGCGAGTTGTATATTGAAAAGGCTTTGAAACTAGGCGTTCCGAAAGGGCCGATGCTTGGGAAATTGAAAAACGGGGAAGATGTGGTACTTGATAACGGCACCATCGTCTATAGCAAAGAGGTGACCGGTCCACCGAAAAAAGGGTTTGTCGTAACTGTATTAGGGGATACGACCTATTGCCGCAAGTCCATTGAATTAAGCAAAGATGCCGATGTGGTAATTCATGAAGCTACCTTTGACCATGCGACAGCAAATTTGGCAAAAGATTATGGTCACTCAACAAATGTGGAAGCGGCAAAAATGGCGAAAGAGGCGGGTGCAAAATATCTAATTTTGAACCATCTTAGCGCAAGATTTTTGCCTCATGATATTGAAAAATTGTTGAAGGAAGCAAAACAAGTTTTTCCAAATGTCTTTGTGGCCCATGATTTTTCTAAATTTCACTGGAAAAATGGAAAGTTAAATGAACTTTATTTCTAAACGGCACATTGTACAAGAATCGGCGTGAAATTTAGAAAAACATAGAATTTTCGAGTGTTTCTATTGTATGATAGTGTTGGGGAGGGGAGAGTATGAATCAACCGAAAATCAATCCGGGATTGTTGCGGTTATTTGTCATATTTCCAAATATATTGGCTTGGTGTTTAATGATCGGAATCATCTTTTTTGTCGTAACGAATTTTGAAGAATTAAAAGCGGCTGATGCCTTAACTTTTTGGGTTATTTTGTTAGTGGTTTTTATTCCGATTACCCTTACTACATCCTATTCCATTATTAAACGCATCAAAAATGGCACTTTATAATGGAACAGGCTATCAAGAACAGGAAAAAATGCTCTTGATAGCCCGTTTTTTTGTCTTGATTTAGGAGAATTTGTATTCATCATGCATACAAATTTCGAAATAAATAGTCAAAAATGCACATTTCGACAACAAAAAATACCAAAAAATTACATTTCCTAGGAAATAATTGATATATTGATTTTTTAAAATTTTCATTTAAATAAAAAAGCTCCTAATCTGGAGCGGTTTTTCATTAATTATTAATCTAGCGGTTTGAGGAAATAAAGCTAGGAAATTTCCCGCCTTTCTTTTCGACAGATGGTAGATGGGTTTATTCTCCTTTTGCCAGCTCGCGGGATCTTGCTTCTGCATTTTTAATGCAGGCAAAAATGGCTTCAGTAAATTTATAGCTTTCCAATGCTTTGATGCCCGCTTCCGTTGTTCCCCCAGGACTTGTTACTTTTTTGCGTAGCACTTCCGGTTCTTCTTTGATTTGCTGAAGCATCATGGCTGAACCAGCAATGGTTTGAACCATTAATTTTCTTACAACTTCTTTAGATAATCCAAACTCGGTTCCGATTTTTTCCCATGCTTCAAGCAAGTAATAGAGATAAGCAGGGCCGCTTCCTGATAAAGCCGTGATAGCATGAAGCTGATCTTCTTCCACTTCAATGACGATGCCGATTGCTTCTAACAATTGTAAATAGAGCGCTTTTTGCTCTTCTGTTACATATTCATTAAAAGAGATGCCGCTTGCTGCCATGCCAATTGCCGCTGAAGTATTTGGCATAACTCTTGCAATTGGACGTGCTCCTAGTGCTTTTTCAATTGTCTCCATACTGATTCCGGCTAATACAGAAAGGATAGCTGTATTTTCGGATAGGTATGGAGCAATCGTTTCAAAAGCTGCTTTTGCATCTTTTGGTTTCATCGCTAAAATCACTAAATCTGCATCACTTAAATCTTCCAATTGCTCCAATATATGCACGCCAAAACGTTCCTTTAATTCATGCAATCTTTGAACGTTGGAGCGGTTCTTTACGTAAATATTCTCTCTAGGTACAACATCATTTTTAATCCATCCGTGAATCAAAGCTTCTGCGATAGAGCCTGCACCTATAAAAACAAGTTTTTGCAATCCCTTTCCCTCCAATTAGTTGGTATTATTTATCTCCAATAAAAAATGCGTTTCCATCCTTCTCAAAAAGGACGAAAACGCATGTTTCCGCGGTACCACCTTTGTTTGCTTACAAAAGTAAGCACACCTTGAACCCTTATTATCGCTAAGGGAAACGGTCATGTTTCCATGACTGCTCAGAAGTAGGTTCAATGAATTGAGAGGACTGTGCTGCTCCCACCAAATGCAGCACTCTCTGGAGCCATCAATTCATTTACTTGGCTTCTTCATCGCAACCGTTATGTTCAATTATTACAGAAATTATATTCATTTCATCAAAATATGTCAACTCTGTGACGTGACGATTTGCTAAAATAGAAGTAAAATAAAATGAATGAATATTCATTTAGTAGATATAGAGCGTAAGGGGGAACATACATGGAAATTGTCAAAATCGTAATGCCGACTCCCTATGATGAAGGAGACGTCAATGGTTTTTTAGTAAAAGGGGACGCTTTATCAATCTTTGATGTTGGTCCAAAAACGAAAGAAGCTTACGAGGCCCTGGAGCACGGGATTAAAAGTGCTGGGTATCGTTTAGAAGATATTGAACAAGTCATTTTAACCCATCATCATCCAGATCACGCCGGATGGGTTGATGCTTTTCCAAAGGCGGAAATCATTGCTCATAAATATGTTGACCATTGGATGAGAAAAACGGAAGAATTTTTAAATTATCGGGAAGAATTTTATAAAATGCATATGATTAAGCAAGCTGTCCCTGAAGAATCTATGCAGAGAATTCTTCGCATCCGCAGGGAAATGGAATTATATGGGAGCGTCCCATTGACAAAAACGATGGAAGATGGGGAAGAGGTGCCGGGCCATCCTGGTCTGATTGCTTATTACACACCTGGGCATGCCCAAAGCCATTTCATTTTTTTTCATCAACAGACTAGGGAAGTGATTGGCGGGGATTTGCTGTTGGAAAAAATTTCATCTAATCCACTAATGGAACCTCCGGTGGATTTATCTTTCTATCGTCCGAAAAGCCTTGTCCAATATCAAGAATCCATGAAATTTTTAGCTGACTTAGATGTTTCAACAGTCTATGCGGGGCACGGAAATGAAGTGGTCAATGTAAAGGAATTAGTTGAAATGAGGCTTGAAAGAGATTCCATGCGGGCAAACCAAGTATATGACATTTTAGCGCAGCCAAAAACCGTTTATGAAGTAACGAAAGCATTATATCCAACCGTTTATGAAAACCAATTGGGATTGACTCTTTCAAAAAGCCAAGGATATTTGGATTTATTAGTGAAAGAGGAACGCATTCGTTGCGAACTTGTTGGAGAGCATGAAATCTATTCAAGAATTTAAAAGATAAACCCACAATCTAAAGGTCTGTCCTTTAGTTGTGGGTTTTTATATTGAATAGGTTTTTGTAGAGGCATGTGTACCATTATAATCGATTAAGCTTTAAAGGAAAAACCTGGTCCAAAGAATTCAAAGTGAATGCGGTCATCCGGAACTCCAAGTTCTCGAACAGCAGGAATGAGCGCTTCCATAAATGCTTCTGGTCCGCAAATATAAACTTCTGTGTTTTCTTTAATAAATTTCGCTAAATCGTCTTTTGTAAGGTGGCCTTCCTCATCGGAATATTTTGCAAAGTATGTTCCATTTAATTCAGCAAGTTTCTTTTGAATTTGTTCTTGGAAAACCGCTAATTTTTCATTGCGGACAGATTGAATGAAAACAACTTCACGGCCCGCTTCCATAGAATCAAGCATTGCATAAAGCGGCGTTACTCCAATACCTCCTGCAACGAACAATACAGGGTTTTCGTTTTGCTGCAGCGTGAATAAGCCGGCAGGGGCGCTGACTTCAATAGTGCTGCCTTCTTCCACATCATCATGTAAATAATTTGATACGACACCTTTTGGATTATTTTCCGCTTCCCGTTTTACAGAAATGCGGTAAATGTTTCCTTTTGGCGCTTGGGATACTGTATAGTGGCGAAGGGCTGTATATTCTTCACCAGGCGCTTTCACTTTAACAGTAATGTATTGGCCTGGTTGATATGGTGGAAGCGCTTTCCCGTCTTCCGGTTCTAAATAGAAGGAAGTGATGAGTTCATTTTCCTGTTCTTTTTTCACCACTTTAAATGGTTTAAATAAGCGCCAACCTCCATTGGCTTCCGCTTGTTGATAAAGCTCTTCTTCCACTTGGATAAATACGTCTGCAATAACGCCGTAAGCATCTTTCCATGCATCGATTATTTCATCTGTTGCAGCATCTCCCAATACTTCTTTAATGGCTGCAAGCAAATTTTCCCCTACAATTGGGTAATGTTCTGGCAAAATGCCGAGTGCGCGATGTTTGTGGGCGATTAAGTGCACAACTGGCAAAATGGCATCCAAATTGTCAATGTTTGCGGCAGCTGCGTAGACGGAAGCAGCAAGGGCTTGAGGCTGTCTTCCTTCCCTTTGGTTTGTTTGGTTAAATACATTTTTTAATTCAGGATGGTTTTCTAACATTCTTTTATAAAAATGCTTTGTAATGTCCACTCCATATTTTTCAAGCACTGGCACAGTGGATTTAATAATGTCGATTGTTTGTTTTGTTAACATTTATAACACGTCCTTTCGAAACCAATATAAACCGAATGGGGGAATAAAAGCAATATATGAAATACATCTTTAACAATTCTGACACAATTGATGTATATAAAATACTTCTTTTTGAAATCGAACTTTTTGTGTAAACATGAGCTTGCCTATTGCAAAAATGGTATAATGAATGGAGATTATAACAACAAAGCGTGGTGGAAGAATTTGCGTCTAACTTTATATACCGACTATTCCTTAAGGGTGTTAATCTATTTAGGCATTAAAGGAAATCAGTTATCGACAATTCAAGAAATTGCTGATCATTATCATATATCCAAAAATCATTTAATGAAGGTAACTTATGATTTAGCTCAATATGGATTTATAGAAACCGTTCGGGGAAGAGGGGGAGGAATCCGGCTTAAAGTCGAACCGAAAGAGATTAATATTGGAAAATTGGTTCGGCATACGGAAGAAGATTTTCATATAGTGGAGTGTTTTGACCACAATAACAACTTATGCAAAATATCTCCTTCTTGCCAGTTGAAGCGTGTGTTGTATGAAGCGTTGCAGGCATTTTTGCAAGTGCTCGACCAATACACTTTGGCGGATTTCCTCCACTCAAGAGAGGAATTAGCTGAGCTGCTCCAAATGAAAATCGATGTTTAGGGATGTTCTATCCAAGGATATCCCTTTTTCTTTTGCTTATTTTACAAGGGGGAAGGGTTATAAATGGAGTGTAAAAAAATTTTTATTACCGGTGCGACAAGCGGCATTGGTAGAAACATTGCAGAATTATGTTTAAAAAAAAGATACGAAGTGTATGCAACGGGCCGAAATAAAGAAGCGCTTCATTCTTTGGCGAAACTCGGTGCAACAGTAATAGAAGGGGATTTAAGCAAGAAAGAAGATATTCATCGAATATTCAGCGAACTTCCTGAGATCGATGTAGCGATTATCAACGCGGGAGTAGGCGTTTTTGAAAATGTATTTGACTTAACGGACGAAGATATTGATAAGATGTTGGATGTGAATGTTAGAGCGCCTATTTATATCGCCAAACATTTAGCGCCGAAAATGATGAAAAGACGTTCAGGCCATTTGATTTTGATTGGTTCACAAGCTGGGAAAGTGGCAACAAAAAAAGCGAGCGTTTATGCAGCATCAAAACACGCCATCACTGGTTTTGCCAATGGTTTAAGAATGGAGCTTTCTCCATACAATATCAAAGTATCGGCTGTATATCCCGGACCAATTGATACACCTTTTTTAGATAAAGCTGATGCAACGCACACTTATCGAAATTCTGTAAAAGGCGTGCTGCTCGCTCCTGAGAAAGTCGCGGCAGAAATCGTCAAATTAATCGATCATCCTAAAAGAGAAATTAATTTGCCCAGCATCATGGGACTTACAAGCAAGCTTTATGCATTAGCCCCTGCATTAACAGAAAGGCTGGGAAAACGATTTTTTACGAAAAAATGATGCATGAAAACTAAAAAATTCGGCCTTTTCGTTTTTATAAAAAATCTTTCAATTACTTATAAAAATACACTTGTTTTTATTTTTATAATCTGTTAACATTCATGTATAAACTTTTAATGAATTGTATAAAAATACATTCCAATTATTGAAGGAGTTCATGTAGTTATGGCAAATAAAAAAGTAGTTTTAGCATATTCAGGCGGTCTTGACACATCTGTTGCTATTCCTTGGCTAAAAGAACAAGGGTACGACGTTGTAGCAGTTTGTTTAGACGTCGGCGAAGGAAAAGACCTTGATTTTATTCAAAAGAAAGCTCTTCAAGTTGGAGCTGTTGAATCATATATCATTGATGCAAAAGATGAATTTGCGGAAGAATATGCCCTTGTGGCGCTTCAAGCACACACTTGGTATGAACAAAAATATCCGTTAGTATCTGCCTTATCCCGTCCATTAATTGCAAAAAAATTAGTGGAAATTGCCAACAAAACAAATGCTGATGCCGTAGCGCACGGTTGTACGGGTAAAGGAAACGACCAAGTGCGTTTTGAAGTATCCATCAAAGCGTTAAATCCAAATCTAGAAGTGTTGGCGCCAGTGCGTGAATGGGCTTGGAGCCGCGATGAAGAAATTGAATACGCGAAAAAACACAATGTTCCTGTACCTGCAACAATCGATTCTCCATTCTCCATCGACCAAAATCTTTGGGGACGCGCCAATGAAGCAGGTATCATGGAAGATCCATGGGTAGCTCCACCAGAAGAAGCTTACGGATTGACTGTATCCATTGAAAATGCACCAGATACTCCTGAATTCGTGGAGATTGAATTCGTGGAAGGGAAACCAGTGGCATTAAACGGCAAAGAAATGAAACTCGCAGATTTGATTCTTGAATTAAATAAAATTGCCGGCCGCCATGGTGTTGGACGCATTGACCACGTGGAAAACCGCTTAGTCGGCATTAAGTCCCGTGAAGTATATGAAATTCCAGGGGCAAAAGTTCTTTTAACTGCCCATAAAGAACTTGAAGATATTACGCTTGTGAAAGAACTTGCACACTTTAAACCAATCGTAGAACAAAAACTTTCAGAAGTGATTTATGATGGTTTATGGTTCAACCCAATTCGTGAAGCGCTTTATGCCTTCATTAAAGAAACACAAAAATATGTGAACGGAACTGTTCGCGTCAAATTGTTCAAAGGCCATGCCATTGTAGAAGGAAGAAAATCTCCAAACTCTTTATACAATGAAAAATTGGCGACTTACTCAAAAGAAGATGCCTTTAACCATGCGTCTGCAGTTGGATTTATTGAACTTTGGGGCCTTCCAACAGTTGTCGCTTCACAAGTGAACAATAAAACAATCTACACAAAATAAGGAAATTTGAGTGCGAAGAGGTCTAGGGAAGATTATTTTAAGACAGGATGAGGGGGAGAATAGCTTGTTCTTAAAATAATGCGCTTGGGAAGGGGAGTTTCTCAAGCACTTAGGCTCCTTCGCTATTCTTTTTTGTATTGGAAACCATATTTACAGTAAGGATAGGTGGAAACAATGACAAAACTTTGGGGAGGACGTTTCCAAAAATCAGCGGAAAGCTGGGTGGATGAATTTGGAGCGTCCATTGGTTTCGACCAGCAATTAGTCATGGAAGATATTGAAGGAAGCCTTGCCCATGTCACAATGCTAGGGGCGCAGGGCATTTTGCCGGAAGAAGATGTGGAAAAAATTAAATGGGGTCTTCAGGAGTTAAAGAAAAAAGCAGAAAATGGCGAACTTGAATATAAAGTGGAAAATGAAGACATTCATTTGAATATTGAAAAAATGCTCATAGATTTAATTGGCCCAGTCGGTGGGAAATTACATACTGGCCGTAGTCGGAATGACCAAGTGGCGACAGATGTTCACTTATTCTTAAAGAAACGGGTGAAAGAAGTCATCGAATTAATTGTGGCGTTCCAAAAAACGATTTTGGAAAAAGCGGAGCAGCATATTGAAACGATTGCTCCTGGCTATACGCATATGCAGCGGGCGCAGCCGATTAGCTTTGCCCATCATTTAATGGCTTATTTTTGGATGCTCGAACGGGATAAAGAACGTTTTACGGAATCTTTAAAACGAATTGACATTTCTCCATTAGGTGCCGGCGCGATGGCAGGGACAACATTTCCAATCGACCGGGAAATGACAGCAAAATTATTAGGATTTTCCAAAATTTATGAAAATTCCATGGATGCCGTAAGCGACCGTGATTTTATCGTGGAGTTTTTATCCAACTCTTCATTGCTCATGACCCATTTATCCCGCTTTGCCGAAGAAATTATTCTTTGGTCAACGGATGAGTTTAAATTTATTGAACTGGACGATTCCTTCTCTACAGGTTCATCCATTATGCCGCAAAAGAAAAATCCGGATATGGCGGAACTGATCCGCGGGAAAACAGGACGTGTTTACGGAAATTTAATTGGTCTGCTTACGGTATTGAAAGGCACGCCGCTTACTTATAATAAAGATATGCAGGAAGATAAAGAAGGCATGTTTGACACCCTTCAAACGATTTTAGGTTCTTTGAAAATCTTTGAAGGTATGGTCCGCACGATGACCGTCAATACGGAGCGTTTAAATCAGGCTGTGCATAGCGACTTCTCCAATGCAACAGAACTAGCCGATTATCTTGCCACAAAAGGTATGCCTTTTAGAAAAGCCCATGAAGTGACAGGAAAATTGGTGTTTAAATGCATTCAAAAAGGCATCTTCCTGCAAGATTTAACATTGGAAGAAATGAAAGAAGAAAGCGAATTAATCGAAGAAGATGTATATGCAGTATTGAAGCCGGAAGCGGCGGTAGCACGTCGTCTGTCCCAAGGCGGTACAGGATTTGACCAAGTAAAAAAACAAATTGAAAAAGCAAAAGCTTGCTTGCAATAAATTTCCCTTAGAACTGCCAAATGACGGCAGTTCTTTTTTATAAGAATAACCTCCTTTCCATTGAAAAAACTAAATTGAAAGGAGGTTGCGGCAGTGAGATTATTTATGTCCCTTGTTTTAATTGCTTCTACAATTTTTATTGGAACTTTCATGTCCGATGCTTCGGAATCCCGAGCCCAACAGCAATCCACCCCTGCTTATGCCAAATGGGGAAGAATCGCCATGGAGAAGGTGAAGGAGAAATACGAAAAAGCAGATATTATTGATTATCTCCATAAGGGAAAGGTAGTCGGAAATCAAACATCTACGGAAAAATTTAAACTTTGGTTGCGGGAAGGAAACCGGGAGTTTGGCGTTTTTGTAGATATTACTTTTGATAACAAAACGGAAGAAATTGTAAATATTGAAATGAAGGAAACAGACCGATAAGAACAATCAATTCTCCTTTAGGGGCCAGTTCGAGCTGGGCCCGTTGAAAGCGCCCAGATCGGAAATCAATTTTTACTTATATATCAAAAAAGGGGGCGTCTGAAAAGTGGACAGCCCCGTTTTTTTAAATTTATCCCAATCTCTTGATTATCCTCTGATTTGTCCATTGCCTCGGATGTAGTATTTGGTTGAAGTGAGCGCTGGCAATCCCATCGGACCTCTTGCGTGAAGCTTTTGAGTGCTGATGCCTATTTCTGCACCATACCCAAATTCGAAGCCGTCCGTAAAACGAGTTGAAGCATTGACGTAAACGCTTGTGGCATCAACCCGATTTAAAAATGTTTCAGCATTCTTTTCATCATTCGTAATAATGGCTTCTGAGTGTTTTGTTCCGTAATGATTGATATGGTGAATCGCTTCTTCTACATCTTTGACAACTTTCACACTAATGGTGAGGCTCAAAAATTCCGTTGCATAATCTTCATCACTTGCAAGGATAGCTTGAGGCAGCACTTCACATACTTTCTCATCCCCAATAATTTTGACTCCAGCGTTTTCAAGGCTTTCAAGCAATCTTTTTCCGTGTTCATGAAACCAATTTTCTTGAATTAATAAGCTTTCTGCTGCGTTGCAAACGGATGGCCTTTGAGTTTTGGCGTTGATGACCACTTTCTCCGCAATTTCATAGTCCGCCGTTTTGTCGACATACACATGGCAATTTCCAGCTCCTGTCTCAAGCACTGGAACGGATGCTTCCCTTACAACAAGATCGATTAATTTTTTTCCACCGCGCGGAATCAATACATCGATGTATTCCTTTAAATGGAACAGCTTTGAAGCAGTTTCATGGCTAGTATCTTCAATTAATTGCACTGCATCAGTCGGCAGTGAAGTTTTTTCCAATGCCCGATGGATGCATGTGACAAGGGCGATATTGGATTGTTTTGCAGATGAACTGCCTCGTAAAATCACCGCATTGCCAGTTTTTAAACATAATGTGGCAGCATCCACCGTTACATTTGGACGAGCTTCGTAAATGATGCAGACAACGCCTAAAGGAACCCGTCTTTTTTCAATTTTTAATCCATTTTCTTTTAAAGCTTTCAAGCACTTCGCCGATTGGATCCGGCAATTCAATTAACTGATGAATAGCATCTACCATTGATTGAATGCGGTCTTCGTTTAACATGATTCGGTCAAGGATGGCCTCTGAAAGCCCTTGTTCTTTTCCTGTTTCTAAATCTTTTTGATTGGCTTCAATGATGGTATCTTTTTCAAGTAGTAATTGTTCAGCGATTTTTTTAAGCGCCTCATTTTTTTCTTCTGTTGTCTTTAAATTCATTAAATAGCTTGCAATCTTTGCTGCTTTTCCTTTTATCTCTACTTCGCAGCTTACCATGTTTTTCATCATAAACCTACCTCCCTTAAATTTTCACCCATCTATCCCTGTGAATGACTTCGATAAAACCATCGTGCAGCTCATCGGTTTTTTTGCCGCATGCTTGGGCGATTTCTTCATTGGAGTACAATACTTCACCCCGGCCAATGAGCCCCGATTCTCCATAAACTTCTACCACATCTCCGCGGTCAAAGTTTCCTTCTACTTTATAAATTCCTGCAGGCAATAAACTTTTACCTCTCCGCAATAACGCTTCTTCTGCGCCTTGATCGATGAACAGCTTTCCTTTTGCTTCCGTAAAAGAGATCCATTGTTTTTGGCTTGGAAGCACCGGCAGTTCGTCTCGCTCGATATATGTTCCATCGCCGCGGCCTTCTAAAATATTAAAAAGTTTATCTGGTCCGCTGCCTTTGCCGATAAATACTTTCACCCCGGCTCTTAAGGCAGTGCGGGCGGCAAGCAATTTCGACTGCATGCCGCCTGTTCCCACTTTTGAACCGGCGCCTTTTGCTAGTTGAAGCATTTCATCCGTAATTTCTGTTAAACGGTCAATCCGCTTTGCCTTTGGATTTTTTAACGGATTGTCATCGTAAAATCCGTTGATGTCTGTTAGGATAATAAGCTGGTCTGCATGAACAAGTCCGCTTACAAGAGCAGAAAGCATATCATTGTCGCCAAAAGTCAGCTCGGTCACAGACACGGTATCATTTTCGTTAATAATTGGCAAAATGGAGCGTTCCAACAATTCACTAAAAGTGGCAAAGGCATTTTTATAGCGCTCTTTATTGGAAAAATCCGTTCGGGTTAAAAGCACTTGGGCTGTGGTAATGCCGTAATGGGCAAACCGTTCAGCATACAATTGAATGAGCAGGCTTTGCCCAACAGCCGCCGCCGCCTGTTTGCCTTTTAACGTAACAGGGCGGGTAGGGTAGCCGAGTTTTCGAAAACCGGCAGCCACTGCCCCAGAGGAAACAAGGAGCACTTCATGACCTTGCTTTACCACTTTTGCAATGGCATCCACATGATCTTGTATTTTTTCGTAGTCAATTTCTCCTTTTGAGTTCGTCAGTGAACTAGAACCTATTTTAACGACAATTCGTTTTTTTTCCATCCATATCCATCCTTAATATGTTGTATATAAAATAAAAAAACCTTTTCCACCCTAGTTTTAGGGCGAAAAAGGAATTTCCGCGGTACCACCTAAATTGGATTAATACTAATCCCACTTTCACTCATTTAACGCATGAGAACGTCTAGTTTTTGGCTAGAAGCTAACGAAGCAGGTTCAGCAGCTCTTATTTGTACGATGTCTTTCAGCCTATGGACATCGCTCTCTTTCCAACAGTGTGCTGCTTACTAGTCTTCGCTGCGCTGATTCCCGTATGTTCGTTTCTAACTCATTCTAATTAAAAATATGC encodes the following:
- the proB gene encoding glutamate 5-kinase, which encodes MEKKRIVVKIGSSSLTNSKGEIDYEKIQDHVDAIAKVVKQGHEVLLVSSGAVAAGFRKLGYPTRPVTLKGKQAAAAVGQSLLIQLYAERFAHYGITTAQVLLTRTDFSNKERYKNAFATFSELLERSILPIINENDTVSVTELTFGDNDMLSALVSGLVHADQLIILTDINGFYDDNPLKNPKAKRIDRLTEITDEMLQLAKGAGSKVGTGGMQSKLLAARTALRAGVKVFIGKGSGPDKLFNILEGRGDGTYIERDELPVLPSQKQWISFTEAKGKLFIDQGAEEALLRRGKSLLPAGIYKVEGNFDRGDVVEVYGESGLIGRGEVLYSNEEIAQACGKKTDELHDGFIEVIHRDRWVKI
- a CDS encoding DUF3889 domain-containing protein, with product MRLFMSLVLIASTIFIGTFMSDASESRAQQQSTPAYAKWGRIAMEKVKEKYEKADIIDYLHKGKVVGNQTSTEKFKLWLREGNREFGVFVDITFDNKTEEIVNIEMKETDR